One Bombus pyrosoma isolate SC7728 linkage group LG7, ASM1482585v1, whole genome shotgun sequence genomic window carries:
- the LOC122569738 gene encoding uncharacterized protein LOC122569738: MGFTKILKRMLYANFASCSSKTLGILAPLTIPPLHIAFLYYFWQEYSRDVDKQYCSCSCWDTVFKGSYESGIASYKHMYFNATSNTLKIWITIVIGVITLYEVVKHLTWLAFHNRLRLSMMILFLTAIFSHYYTWWVYMNYWNDEFYSQWYHQLFFSITELISTFLVVHLADNKNPVTHRKAFGIAAIAILHILAGGWDQFVANVFRGEGRAHQVVRDLGFMIPDILHVAIPLWTVKWKHIYNLPGSAKQDPSIKRDLAYMLGMICIGLCICAIL; this comes from the exons ATGGGTTttacaaagatattaaaacgTATGCTGTATGCAAATTTTGCATCGTGTAGTTCTAAAACGTTAGGAATACTAGCACCATTAACAATCCCACCATTGCATATTGCATTTCTGTACTACTTTTGGCAAGAATATTCAAGAGACGTAGACAAACAGTATTGTTCTTGTTCATGTTGGGACACAGTATTTAAGG GATCATATGAGTCTGGAATTGCCTCTTATaaacatatgtattttaatgccacatcaaatactttaaaaatatggaTTACGATTGTAATTGGAGTTATTACTTTATATGAAGTAGTGAAACATTTGACATGGCTAGCTTTTCATAACCGCCTTAGACTTTCTATGATGATCCTTTTTTTAACTGCTATTTTCTCACATTACTATACTTGGTGggtttatatgaattattggAATGATGAGTTCTATTCCCAATGGTACCACCAATTGTTTTTCTCTATCACTGAGCTGATTTCTACTTTCCTGGTTGTTCATCTGGCAGATAATAAAAATCCAGTAACTCATAGAAAAGCATTTGGTATAGCTGCAATAgctattttacatattttagcAGGTGGTTGGGATCAATTTGTTGCCAATGTTTTCAGAGGAGAAGGACGTGCACATCAG gTTGTACGTGATCTTGGATTTATGATCCCAGATATTCTTCATGTTGCTATTCCATTATGGACAGTTAAGtggaaacatatatataatcttcCTGGTTCTGCCAAACAAGATCCTAGTATCAAAAGAGATCTAGCTTATATGTTGGGGATGATATGTATAGGATTATGCATTTGTGCCATATTGTAA
- the LOC122569680 gene encoding ras-related protein Rab-8A-like, with amino-acid sequence MALDFAATYKVLVLGDSNVGKTCIVHRYCDERYYDTYISTIGIDFKQKIINLDGTPIKLQIWDTAGQERFRALTTAYYRGAMGILLMYDVTSLESFNHLSYWLRNIQENASPDVVKVVAANKCDVTAHRAVDAERGQKIAENFDMPFFEVSCKENINIEEAFLTLARRIREQRGRRASLFEASEREGANNIVMSEERSHVSVSVSVPSAEPWRCAC; translated from the exons ATGGCGCTTGATTTCGCAGCCACTTACAAGGTTCTGGTGCTAGGTGACTCGAACGTTGGGAAAACTTGCATCGTGCACCGTTATTGTGACGAACGTTACTACGATACTTATATATCAACGATAG GTATCGATTTCaagcaaaaaataattaacttgGATGGAACGCCAATTAAACTTCAAATTTG GGATACTGCTGGTCAAGAGCGATTTAGAGCGCTAACAACAGCTTATTATCGCGGTGCCATGGGTATCCTTCTGATGTATGACGTCACTAGCTTAGAAAGTTTCAATCATTTATCCTACTGGCTACGAAATATTCAAGAA AACGCCTCGCCAGATGTAGTGAAGGTAGTTGCAGCAAACAAATGTGACGTTACCGCGCATAGGGCTGTTGATGCGGAAAGGGGGCAGAAAATAGCCGAGAATTTCGATATGCCTTTCTTCGAAGTGTCTTgtaaggaaaatataaacatcGAGGAAGCTTTCCTTACTTTAGCTAGAAGAATAAGAGAGCAACGAGGACGTCGG GCTAGTTTGTTCGAAGCTTCCGAAAGGGAAGGAGCCAACAATATAGTTATGTCCGAAGAACGGTCTCACGTCTCGGTTTCGGTATCCGTCCCTTCCGCTGAACCTTGGAGGTGCGCATGTTAG